The following coding sequences lie in one Rickettsiella endosymbiont of Rhagonycha lignosa genomic window:
- a CDS encoding ankyrin repeat domain-containing protein, which yields MLIENKANINIATANGYTRLHSPMMRKHYEIAALLIKNGADVHAATANNSTPLHFAELPKAEASRNLLSIKLI from the coding sequence TTGCTGATAGAAAACAAAGCTAATATTAATATTGCTACAGCAAATGGTTACACCCGGTTGCATTCACCTATGATGCGAAAGCATTATGAAATAGCTGCGCTACTTATAAAAAATGGCGCGGATGTTCATGCGGCTACTGCAAATAATAGCACGCCATTACATTTTGCAGAACTTCCGAAAGCGGAAGCCAGTAGGAATTTATTATCAATAAAATTGATTTAA
- a CDS encoding ankyrin repeat domain-containing protein, with protein MTKTLNDRLFDAINENDIKEVSKCLKEGAVVYATDSKGRRPLHLAYKSVAIAKLLIEHRADPNATDNEGLTPLHNACFYRGIEISKLLIEKGANINVADNKGLTPLHKACSRGRTDVAKLFIENGAKVNATDKGLIHTPLHKACLAEYTDIVKLLIENGANVNATDHRSPLYIASSFKRDEIVKLLISAILLENLGKKEKPEYIKQHQDFSAYWDEEVKKIKISFLQSKLDSKTLAEDIVYKISLLEKDTLLSLSCHQFFKLLYLEKTNELSKKADKSVNTAPSSSPN; from the coding sequence ATGACTAAAACATTAAACGATCGGTTATTTGACGCAATTAATGAAAATGACATAAAGGAAGTTTCTAAGTGCTTAAAAGAAGGCGCTGTCGTTTATGCAACCGATAGTAAAGGACGGAGGCCTCTGCATCTGGCTTATAAATCTGTTGCGATAGCAAAACTACTTATTGAGCATAGAGCTGATCCTAATGCAACCGACAATGAAGGATTAACCCCACTCCATAATGCTTGTTTTTATAGGGGTATTGAAATCTCAAAGTTACTTATTGAGAAAGGAGCTAATATTAATGTAGCTGATAACAAAGGATTAACACCACTGCATAAAGCTTGCTCAAGGGGCCGGACTGACGTAGCAAAGCTATTTATTGAAAATGGAGCTAAAGTTAATGCTACTGACAAAGGATTAATTCATACTCCTCTACATAAAGCTTGTTTAGCTGAATATACGGATATAGTTAAGTTACTTATTGAAAATGGAGCTAATGTTAATGCAACCGACCATAGATCACCTCTCTATATAGCTTCGTCATTTAAGCGTGATGAAATAGTAAAGCTACTCATAAGCGCTATATTATTGGAAAATCTTGGAAAAAAAGAAAAACCTGAATATATAAAACAACACCAAGATTTCTCAGCTTACTGGGATGAAGAGGTTAAAAAAATAAAAATCAGTTTTTTACAAAGTAAATTGGATAGTAAAACTTTGGCAGAAGATATTGTATATAAAATCTCCTTATTGGAAAAAGATACTTTACTTTCTTTATCCTGTCATCAGTTCTTCAAATTACTATACTTAGAAAAAACAAATGAGCTTTCTAAAAAAGCGGATAAATCGGTGAATACTGCGCCTTCTTCTTCGCCTAATTAA
- a CDS encoding NRAMP family divalent metal transporter yields the protein MSISKILHGRRILKKPLFWLSIIGPGLVVMLADTDAGSLITAAQSGAVWGYRLLALQFILMPILYIAQELTVRLGIATGMGHGELIKYYFGKTWAWLSVSTLVVSCIGAILSEFSGLAGVGALFNIPAWETLSLVVAFLTIVAWTGSYRSVERIAILLGLFELVFLWVAWDARPVAHEILSGFTAIPWQNKSYLYLLAGNIGAVIMPWMIFYQQSAVLDKGLNVSHLRIARWDTAIGAIITQLIMAALLIATAATIGKINPQVPLNTVQQISEAITPSLGFTTGRVLFALGMTGAALIASIVVSLTAAWGLGEVMGYRRSLEHHPKEAPWFYGVYTLILVLGGILVASGSVNLVSLSVGVEVMNALLLPIVLGFLYLLALRTLPKDFRLKPVYAVLVGIILLVTSLFGLFGGISGIL from the coding sequence ATGTCTATATCGAAAATTTTGCATGGGCGCCGTATTTTAAAAAAACCGTTATTTTGGTTAAGTATAATCGGCCCGGGTTTAGTCGTCATGTTAGCCGATACGGATGCGGGCAGTTTAATTACTGCCGCGCAGAGCGGTGCAGTTTGGGGATATCGATTATTGGCATTACAGTTTATTTTGATGCCTATCCTGTATATTGCTCAGGAATTAACTGTGCGTTTAGGTATCGCAACGGGTATGGGGCATGGGGAATTAATTAAATATTATTTTGGCAAAACCTGGGCCTGGTTGTCAGTTTCAACCTTAGTAGTATCTTGTATTGGGGCCATACTTAGCGAGTTTAGTGGTTTGGCGGGGGTTGGGGCGCTATTTAATATCCCAGCCTGGGAAACCTTGTCCTTAGTGGTGGCTTTCTTGACCATCGTCGCATGGACAGGCTCTTATCGTTCGGTTGAGCGGATTGCCATTTTATTAGGATTATTCGAATTAGTTTTTTTATGGGTTGCTTGGGATGCAAGACCGGTAGCGCATGAAATACTTTCTGGTTTTACGGCCATTCCCTGGCAAAATAAATCTTACTTATATTTGCTGGCCGGAAATATTGGCGCAGTGATTATGCCGTGGATGATTTTCTATCAGCAGTCGGCGGTATTGGATAAAGGTCTAAATGTGAGTCACTTGCGGATTGCACGTTGGGATACCGCGATAGGGGCAATCATTACACAATTAATTATGGCTGCGTTATTGATAGCGACCGCCGCTACTATAGGCAAAATAAATCCACAAGTACCTCTGAATACGGTGCAACAAATTAGTGAGGCTATTACACCCAGCCTAGGATTTACAACAGGTCGGGTTTTATTTGCTTTGGGTATGACCGGTGCTGCATTAATTGCTAGTATTGTGGTTTCTTTAACAGCCGCTTGGGGTTTAGGTGAAGTGATGGGTTATCGCCGCTCCTTAGAACATCATCCTAAAGAAGCACCCTGGTTTTATGGAGTTTATACTTTAATTTTAGTGTTAGGCGGAATATTAGTGGCTTCTGGGAGTGTAAATTTAGTGAGTCTAAGTGTCGGTGTCGAAGTAATGAACGCTTTATTATTGCCGATAGTATTGGGATTTTTATATCTTTTAGCATTACGCACACTACCGAAAGACTTTCGTTTAAAACCTGTTTATGCAGTATTGGTTGGAATTATTTTATTAGTGACTTCTTTGTTTGGTTTATTCGGAGGAATTTCAGGGATTCTTTAG
- a CDS encoding OPT family oligopeptide transporter, translating into MQDDSKQSSGITLRVIVLGIFLSILLAASSTYLALKVGILPSASIPAAILAMAILRLFRNGTIFEANLIQTAASAGEAVAGGIVFTIPALVIIGYWHYFPYFANCAIALLGGLLGILFSIPLRKILINTPQLYFPEARAISEVLKLSQKQTFHINKMLMGTGLGAGLEFAQTGLKVIAVSTEKWMVFGKSNIIGFGLGFAPALIGVGYLIGWNVGLSLLLGAVIAWCISLPLLSYFAPVGKTLIVAKSLTVYAIDIHYIGLGAMLAAGLWTLLNLLHPFYLSLRISLQGLFQPLKQISPSEQDIPLNYLIAGLGIVILSIYFLFDYLLPIHSLMFAFPQLFIIGAVVYVLLIGFVFAALCGYFSGLVGVTASPGSAIVISGLLFMALILRGLLFFKGHELLSSQLLNAAAMTIIIGAVVAGTACIANDNIQDLKVGHLIGATPSQQQIMLILGVVIAALVIPYVMQLLFSVYGLTTVLPHTGMDPQQTLSAPPAAMMAGLTQGVFNHDLPWNSLAVGGIIMLVLIAINKLGKINISLLGVGMGIYLPLSSSTPLFIGSLFAYGVKLYLQKKGKASQIDFQQHDAVLLSCGLVAGAALMDVLLAIPLSITGNSRLFAILPMNWQAFATMLSFLSLLGLAASFYWAVRLKK; encoded by the coding sequence ATGCAAGACGATAGTAAACAGTCTTCCGGTATTACCTTAAGAGTCATTGTCTTAGGAATTTTTTTATCGATATTATTGGCAGCATCGAGTACTTATCTCGCCTTAAAAGTTGGAATTTTACCTTCAGCATCCATACCTGCTGCTATATTGGCGATGGCCATACTGCGTTTATTTCGTAACGGAACTATTTTTGAAGCGAATCTGATTCAGACTGCGGCATCTGCCGGTGAAGCGGTTGCTGGAGGCATTGTATTTACTATTCCAGCTTTAGTCATCATCGGTTATTGGCATTATTTTCCTTATTTTGCAAATTGTGCGATTGCTTTATTAGGAGGTTTATTAGGTATTTTGTTTTCGATTCCACTCCGTAAAATTTTAATCAACACGCCGCAACTCTATTTTCCAGAAGCGCGTGCGATATCTGAAGTTTTAAAGTTAAGTCAAAAACAAACATTTCATATTAATAAAATGTTAATGGGTACTGGTTTGGGTGCAGGTTTGGAGTTCGCGCAGACAGGTTTAAAAGTTATTGCCGTATCCACTGAAAAATGGATGGTATTCGGGAAATCTAACATCATCGGTTTTGGTTTAGGGTTTGCACCGGCATTAATTGGTGTAGGTTATTTAATTGGTTGGAATGTGGGTCTTAGTTTGTTGTTAGGGGCAGTTATTGCTTGGTGTATTAGTTTACCTTTATTAAGCTATTTTGCACCGGTAGGTAAAACGTTGATTGTTGCAAAAAGTTTAACAGTTTACGCCATCGACATTCATTATATTGGTTTAGGTGCAATGTTAGCCGCTGGCTTATGGACTTTATTAAATTTATTACATCCTTTTTATTTAAGCTTGCGTATTTCACTACAAGGTCTGTTTCAACCATTAAAACAGATTTCACCCAGCGAGCAAGATATACCTTTAAATTATTTAATCGCCGGTTTAGGTATAGTTATTCTGAGTATCTATTTTTTATTCGATTATTTATTGCCAATTCATAGCTTAATGTTTGCATTTCCACAATTATTTATAATCGGTGCAGTAGTGTATGTGTTACTTATAGGGTTTGTGTTTGCTGCACTATGTGGTTATTTTTCGGGTTTAGTAGGTGTAACAGCGAGTCCGGGTTCTGCCATAGTCATTTCAGGTTTATTATTTATGGCATTAATTTTACGCGGCCTGTTGTTTTTTAAAGGCCATGAATTGTTAAGTTCACAATTATTAAATGCTGCGGCTATGACGATCATTATCGGTGCAGTGGTTGCCGGTACCGCCTGTATTGCGAATGATAATATTCAAGATTTGAAAGTAGGGCATTTAATTGGAGCGACACCTAGTCAGCAACAGATTATGCTAATACTTGGCGTTGTCATTGCTGCTTTAGTTATTCCTTATGTGATGCAATTACTTTTTAGCGTGTATGGGTTAACAACAGTATTACCGCACACCGGTATGGATCCACAGCAAACTTTATCTGCTCCACCTGCCGCCATGATGGCAGGATTAACACAAGGAGTATTTAATCATGATCTGCCTTGGAATAGCTTAGCAGTGGGTGGAATTATCATGCTGGTATTAATCGCTATAAATAAACTCGGTAAAATTAATATTTCCTTGCTAGGTGTAGGGATGGGAATTTATTTACCTTTAAGTTCTTCTACTCCCTTATTTATCGGAAGTTTGTTTGCTTATGGCGTTAAATTGTATTTGCAAAAAAAAGGGAAAGCGTCGCAAATAGATTTTCAACAACACGATGCCGTTTTGCTCAGTTGTGGTTTAGTAGCAGGCGCAGCGTTGATGGATGTGTTACTTGCCATACCTTTATCAATTACGGGTAATTCTCGTTTATTTGCAATTTTGCCCATGAATTGGCAAGCGTTTGCTACGATGCTTAGTTTTTTAAGTTTATTGGGTTTAGCAGCGAGTTTCTATTGGGCAGTGCGACTAAAAAAATAG
- the serS gene encoding serine--tRNA ligase — MLDPKYLRNDIQIEEISKQLANRGYQLDTRLISRLETRRKELQSETETLQNTSNRSAKAVGLAKSKGDSITGLLEEVAGLKKQRETCESQLKDILAELSAIYLTIPNLPHASVPIGQDESQNKTLRHWGKVPNFAFAVKDHVALGEANGLMDFASATKIAGSRFVVLYGRLARLQRALIQFMLDVHTKEHAYQEVYVPYIANTESLMGTGQLPGFAEDLFSLKGEQGFYLIPTAEVSVTNIARDTIYAASDLPKKYVAYTPCFRSEAGSYGKDTRGMIRQHQFEKVELIRFVDPKNSYQALEELTQDAESILQKLELPYRVVALCTGDLGFSSAKTYDLEVWLPSQNTYREISSCSNFESFQARRLAARWRNPENAKIELIHTINGSGLAVGRTLVALMENYQTKQGKIRIPEALKNYIQEDFI; from the coding sequence ATGTTAGATCCCAAGTATTTACGTAACGATATTCAAATTGAAGAAATCTCCAAGCAATTAGCAAATCGTGGTTACCAATTGGATACCCGCTTAATATCGCGTTTAGAAACCCGACGTAAAGAACTGCAATCTGAAACTGAAACTTTGCAGAATACTAGTAATCGCAGCGCAAAAGCCGTAGGCCTTGCCAAATCAAAAGGGGATTCAATTACTGGCTTATTAGAAGAAGTCGCAGGTTTAAAAAAACAACGCGAAACTTGTGAGAGTCAACTCAAAGATATACTCGCTGAGTTGTCGGCTATTTATTTGACTATTCCAAACTTGCCTCATGCAAGCGTTCCGATAGGACAAGATGAATCGCAAAATAAGACATTACGTCATTGGGGAAAAGTACCTAACTTTGCTTTTGCTGTAAAAGATCATGTCGCATTAGGCGAAGCAAATGGCTTAATGGATTTTGCAAGTGCAACAAAAATTGCGGGATCGCGTTTTGTGGTTTTGTATGGTCGTTTGGCAAGATTACAACGCGCGCTAATTCAATTTATGTTAGATGTGCATACTAAAGAACATGCTTATCAAGAAGTTTATGTGCCTTATATTGCCAATACTGAAAGCTTGATGGGTACGGGTCAATTACCTGGTTTTGCAGAAGATTTATTTAGCTTAAAAGGCGAGCAAGGTTTTTATTTAATACCGACAGCAGAAGTGTCCGTTACTAATATTGCCCGAGATACTATTTACGCTGCATCGGATTTACCTAAAAAGTATGTGGCTTATACGCCTTGTTTTCGTAGCGAAGCTGGTTCTTATGGTAAAGATACACGCGGTATGATCCGTCAGCATCAATTTGAAAAAGTTGAGCTAATCCGTTTTGTCGACCCTAAAAATTCCTATCAAGCCTTAGAAGAGTTAACACAGGACGCAGAGTCTATATTGCAAAAATTAGAATTACCTTACCGTGTCGTTGCTTTGTGTACGGGTGATTTGGGTTTTAGTTCAGCAAAAACCTACGATTTAGAAGTGTGGTTGCCTAGCCAAAATACTTATCGTGAAATTTCGTCGTGCAGTAATTTTGAATCTTTTCAGGCGCGTCGTTTAGCCGCACGTTGGCGTAATCCAGAAAACGCTAAAATTGAATTGATACATACGATTAATGGTTCTGGTTTGGCTGTGGGACGGACCTTAGTGGCATTAATGGAAAATTATCAAACTAAACAAGGAAAAATACGCATACCAGAAGCATTAAAAAATTATATTCAAGAAGATTTCATTTAA
- the folD gene encoding bifunctional methylenetetrahydrofolate dehydrogenase/methenyltetrahydrofolate cyclohydrolase FolD — protein MTVNIIDGKAIAQQIRLELKRRLEERRKKDLITPGLAVILVGEDVASQIYVRNKRDACRDVGINSFAFDLPKSITENKLFTLIRKLNVDPKVHGILIQLPLPPSINTAHIIESIDPKKDVDGFHPINLGLLAQGRPFLRPCTPYGVMRLLAYEKISLKGLNAVIVGTSNIVGKPMALELLNAGCTITLCHSATRDLQHHIQQADILVSAIGKADVIQSTWIKPNAVVIDIGITRAPSGKLHGDIEFSTAKEIAAYITPVPGGVGPMTVAMLLENTLFAAENAS, from the coding sequence ATGACGGTAAATATCATCGATGGCAAAGCGATTGCTCAACAAATACGTTTAGAACTTAAACGTCGACTGGAAGAACGGCGCAAAAAAGACCTAATTACTCCTGGCTTGGCTGTGATTTTAGTCGGTGAAGATGTCGCTTCGCAAATCTATGTACGTAATAAACGCGATGCTTGTCGAGATGTTGGCATAAACTCCTTTGCCTTTGATTTACCCAAGTCTATTACTGAGAATAAATTATTCACATTGATTCGAAAATTGAATGTCGACCCCAAGGTACACGGTATATTGATCCAACTACCCCTTCCGCCATCGATTAATACTGCACATATTATAGAAAGTATCGATCCAAAAAAAGATGTTGATGGTTTTCATCCCATCAATTTGGGCCTATTAGCTCAAGGTCGGCCTTTTTTACGCCCTTGCACACCTTATGGCGTGATGCGTTTATTAGCCTATGAAAAAATTTCTTTAAAGGGATTGAATGCCGTCATTGTTGGAACCTCAAACATCGTTGGCAAGCCTATGGCTTTAGAACTTTTAAATGCGGGTTGTACCATCACTTTGTGTCATAGTGCCACGCGTGATTTACAACATCACATCCAACAAGCTGATATCTTAGTGAGTGCCATAGGTAAAGCTGACGTTATTCAAAGCACTTGGATCAAACCCAATGCAGTAGTGATTGATATCGGCATTACGCGCGCGCCCAGTGGAAAACTGCACGGTGATATCGAATTTTCCACGGCTAAAGAAATTGCTGCTTATATTACACCCGTTCCCGGCGGCGTCGGTCCCATGACCGTCGCCATGTTATTAGAAAATACTTTATTTGCTGCAGAAAATGCTAGCTAA
- a CDS encoding HesA/MoeB/ThiF family protein, whose protein sequence is MSTFLSADEIMRYAQQIKLPEIGLEGQKKLKGARVLCIGLGGLGSPLLLYLAAAGVGQLGIADHDRVDLTNLHRQILYRFQDLGQAKAISAKEQLLALNPCIEVNCYTEKLTHDNADKLISQYDIIADGSDNFATRYLIHDTCFKFNKPYVYASAGQFQGYCSVFHANQENPCLRCLFPSAPSDTNGNCATDGVIGVLPGLLGILQAVEIIKWIVNRGVGLVKRLLRVDLFAMSFKEIHLRKNPDCQLCVYGEFVNEPTPAIVCAEKLSLNNYALSIQELIHLLQKNDTCLVDVRSVAEHKEKNIGGQLIPLEELPRRLNELTRSHTIILYCLSGQRSLAAIKILLAAGFTSVKYLKKGAAEFF, encoded by the coding sequence ATGTCTACTTTTCTTTCAGCAGATGAAATAATGCGTTATGCCCAACAAATTAAATTACCTGAAATTGGGCTGGAGGGACAAAAAAAACTTAAAGGGGCTCGAGTATTATGTATAGGTCTCGGTGGATTGGGCTCACCGTTACTACTTTATTTGGCAGCAGCGGGTGTGGGACAACTAGGAATAGCTGACCATGATAGGGTGGATTTAACTAATTTACACAGACAAATACTTTATCGCTTTCAAGATTTGGGTCAAGCAAAAGCAATTTCTGCTAAAGAGCAACTTTTAGCGCTTAATCCATGTATTGAAGTGAATTGCTATACAGAAAAACTCACTCACGACAATGCTGATAAGCTCATTAGTCAATACGATATAATTGCTGATGGTTCAGATAATTTTGCTACGCGTTATTTAATTCATGATACGTGTTTTAAGTTTAACAAACCTTATGTGTATGCGAGTGCAGGACAATTTCAAGGTTATTGTTCAGTATTTCATGCCAACCAAGAAAATCCTTGTTTGCGTTGCTTATTTCCATCTGCCCCTTCGGATACTAACGGTAATTGTGCAACGGATGGAGTAATAGGTGTGTTACCCGGCTTGCTGGGGATTCTGCAAGCGGTAGAAATAATTAAATGGATAGTAAACAGGGGGGTTGGCTTAGTAAAACGTTTACTGAGGGTCGATCTATTCGCAATGTCCTTTAAAGAGATTCATTTGCGCAAGAATCCTGATTGCCAATTATGTGTTTATGGCGAGTTTGTGAATGAGCCGACTCCTGCAATTGTCTGCGCTGAAAAATTATCATTAAACAATTATGCCCTCTCTATCCAAGAATTGATTCATTTATTACAAAAAAATGATACTTGCTTGGTTGATGTTCGTTCTGTAGCAGAACATAAGGAAAAAAATATCGGTGGTCAATTAATACCCTTAGAAGAATTACCCCGTCGCTTAAATGAATTAACGCGTAGTCATACTATCATTTTATATTGTCTTTCGGGTCAGAGAAGTCTGGCAGCGATAAAAATATTGTTAGCAGCAGGATTTACTTCGGTAAAATATCTAAAAAAAGGAGCCGCCGAATTTTTTTAA
- the thiE gene encoding thiamine phosphate synthase → MKSAKLLIIDYSDPEGNSASIDLETLKNFNVQSATIIETITKYTESNRADFIKLLPFSDLLICNLLEVEKILDVTLNTYQDIQQAGQRLLQWGAKSVLIKASQLKKDFFSQDYWSNQEESFWMATPRLPKQTIVTKVIFATAIASCLVRNYSLKDAMVIAKMYVQRGLRNAYTENQTLKFFHNGWPEEQIDLPFVCAKPLLKLPPIFKPCITGLYPIVDSSHWVERLLRQGVKCIQLRIKEANELFLEQEIKRSVLLTKQYQARLFVNDYWQLAIRLQAAGVHLGQEDLHDADINAIYRSGLYLGVSTHCYYEMARAHANNPSYIACGPIYFTNSKEMVFSPQGIEQLKCWRRTLSYPLVAIGGINLERLPDIVKSKVEGISVISAITQARDPSMAIEEFLRQINQPR, encoded by the coding sequence ATGAAATCAGCAAAGCTATTAATCATTGATTATTCAGACCCGGAAGGGAACAGCGCAAGCATTGATTTAGAAACACTGAAAAATTTTAATGTTCAATCCGCAACGATAATCGAGACAATAACAAAATACACTGAATCTAACCGCGCAGATTTTATAAAGTTACTTCCCTTTAGCGATCTCCTTATCTGTAATTTGCTGGAAGTGGAGAAAATATTAGATGTAACGCTGAATACTTATCAAGACATACAACAAGCTGGGCAGCGCTTGTTACAGTGGGGCGCTAAAAGTGTATTAATCAAAGCAAGTCAATTAAAAAAAGATTTCTTTTCTCAAGATTATTGGAGTAATCAAGAAGAATCGTTTTGGATGGCTACGCCACGATTACCAAAACAAACTATTGTGACCAAAGTTATTTTTGCTACGGCTATTGCCTCCTGTTTAGTGCGTAACTACTCGCTGAAGGATGCGATGGTTATTGCAAAAATGTATGTACAACGTGGATTACGTAATGCTTATACAGAAAATCAAACGCTAAAGTTTTTTCATAATGGATGGCCAGAAGAACAAATCGATCTTCCTTTTGTTTGTGCAAAACCTTTATTGAAATTACCCCCTATTTTTAAGCCGTGTATCACAGGTTTATATCCTATTGTTGATAGCAGTCACTGGGTAGAAAGATTATTAAGGCAAGGTGTAAAATGTATTCAATTACGTATTAAAGAAGCGAACGAATTATTTTTAGAACAAGAAATTAAGCGGAGTGTACTTCTCACAAAGCAATATCAAGCCAGGTTATTTGTTAATGATTATTGGCAACTGGCTATTCGTTTGCAGGCAGCAGGTGTGCATTTGGGTCAAGAAGATTTACATGACGCGGATATCAACGCGATTTATCGTTCTGGATTATATCTCGGCGTGAGTACCCATTGTTATTATGAAATGGCACGCGCGCATGCCAATAATCCATCCTACATTGCTTGTGGACCGATATATTTTACCAACAGTAAAGAAATGGTATTTTCACCGCAAGGCATTGAGCAATTAAAATGTTGGCGAAGAACACTTTCTTATCCATTGGTTGCGATTGGTGGGATTAATCTTGAACGTTTACCGGATATTGTAAAGTCCAAAGTGGAAGGGATTTCAGTTATTTCAGCGATTACACAAGCGCGTGATCCTAGTATGGCAATTGAAGAATTTTTACGACAAATAAACCAACCAAGATAA
- a CDS encoding thiazole synthase, producing the protein MWNLAGKILESRLLLGTAHYPSLAMMTAAIQTSGAQIITLSIQRQTACNLGGEDFWQAIKKLNCFLLPNTAGCRNANMAIKTAEISRELFNTSWIKLEVIGDEYNLQADPIESIKAAKILIEQGFEVFPYCTDDLVICQKLVDVGCKILMPWAAPIGSGRGVLNPYGLETLRCRLPNTTLIVDAGIGKPSDAVKVMELGFDGVLLNTAVALAQQPNAMAQAFRHAIIAGHEAYRAGIMPERNVAHPSTSLIDTPFWQQENKV; encoded by the coding sequence ATGTGGAATCTAGCGGGAAAAATTCTAGAAAGTAGATTACTATTAGGTACTGCACACTATCCTTCATTGGCGATGATGACAGCGGCAATTCAGACTTCGGGCGCACAGATCATTACCTTATCTATTCAACGTCAAACAGCATGTAACTTGGGTGGAGAAGATTTTTGGCAAGCTATAAAAAAACTAAATTGTTTTCTTTTACCGAATACCGCAGGATGTAGAAACGCTAATATGGCCATTAAAACGGCTGAGATAAGTCGAGAATTATTTAATACTTCCTGGATAAAATTAGAAGTTATCGGCGATGAATATAATTTACAAGCGGATCCCATCGAATCAATTAAAGCGGCAAAAATTTTAATTGAACAAGGTTTTGAAGTTTTTCCTTATTGCACCGATGATTTAGTGATCTGTCAAAAACTTGTCGATGTGGGATGTAAAATTTTAATGCCTTGGGCGGCGCCGATTGGATCCGGCAGAGGCGTGTTAAATCCCTATGGCTTAGAAACATTACGTTGCCGATTACCAAATACTACATTGATTGTTGATGCAGGTATTGGAAAACCTTCTGATGCAGTGAAAGTAATGGAATTAGGGTTTGATGGCGTGTTACTCAATACCGCAGTTGCGCTTGCACAGCAGCCTAATGCTATGGCGCAAGCATTTCGTCATGCCATTATAGCGGGGCATGAGGCGTATAGGGCAGGAATAATGCCAGAAAGAAATGTTGCTCATCCCAGTACGTCATTAATTGATACACCATTTTGGCAGCAAGAAAATAAAGTATGA
- the thiS gene encoding sulfur carrier protein ThiS codes for MINVFLNNKSLSIETESSLYDFLMHNEQLKDYVAVTVNNTLVARRDFNTTFLKANDCVDVLIPMQGG; via the coding sequence ATGATAAATGTTTTTCTTAATAACAAAAGCCTTAGTATTGAAACTGAATCAAGTTTGTATGATTTTTTAATGCATAATGAGCAACTTAAAGATTATGTGGCTGTGACCGTCAATAATACCTTAGTGGCACGTAGGGATTTTAACACTACTTTCTTAAAAGCCAATGATTGTGTGGATGTTTTGATACCTATGCAAGGAGGATAA